In Dehalobacter sp., the following proteins share a genomic window:
- the sdaAB gene encoding L-serine ammonia-lyase, iron-sulfur-dependent subunit beta, translating into MDEWMKTDYPKLLLKEGEPVKVGSVFDLLGPVMVGPSSSHTAGAVRLGLMAAKILGAKVKQARIQLHGSFAETGKGHGTHLALTAGLLGMKPDDSRIREASRIALEAGMETVFENVNLGDVHPNSVRFLLTGWGGGKAEINGSSLGGGKILITAVNDFDVEFTGEYPALIAIYMDYPGMIAEITKLLAGKGINIAQMKVSREGKGQNALAVIETDEPITDILSSEMKKMPMIEQVMFIEPIIDI; encoded by the coding sequence ATGGATGAATGGATGAAAACGGATTACCCCAAATTATTACTGAAGGAAGGTGAGCCGGTGAAGGTTGGGAGTGTTTTTGATTTGCTAGGGCCGGTGATGGTCGGACCCTCAAGTTCCCATACGGCGGGGGCGGTCAGGCTTGGTCTTATGGCTGCGAAAATACTTGGCGCCAAAGTGAAGCAGGCCCGTATCCAGCTGCACGGTTCTTTCGCTGAGACGGGGAAGGGACATGGAACTCATCTTGCCTTGACAGCAGGGCTGCTCGGGATGAAGCCGGATGATAGCCGGATCAGGGAGGCTTCGCGGATTGCACTAGAGGCTGGGATGGAAACGGTATTTGAAAATGTCAATCTGGGTGATGTACACCCGAATTCGGTTCGTTTCCTGCTAACCGGCTGGGGCGGGGGAAAAGCTGAAATCAATGGCTCATCACTGGGCGGCGGGAAAATTCTGATTACTGCGGTTAATGACTTTGACGTGGAGTTTACCGGGGAATATCCTGCTTTAATTGCGATCTATATGGATTACCCGGGAATGATAGCTGAAATAACTAAACTGCTCGCAGGCAAAGGAATTAATATTGCCCAGATGAAAGTCTCCAGAGAAGGCAAAGGGCAAAATGCGCTGGCGGTTATTGAGACGGATGAGCCGATCACGGATATTCTTAGCAGCGAAATGAAAAAGATGCCGATGATCGAGCAGGTGATGTTTATTGAACCCATCATAGACATTTGA